The genomic stretch TGGAAAGCACAGAAGCACTCTTCTCCGCTTGCCGTCCCTGCAGAAGGAAGCTGCCTGCTCTTCACGTCTTGAGGAGGTGATCTCCTACGGTTCCTCGACCAGCGACTTCTCATTCAGCCAGCCGCATGGAAATTTTGAGACGCTGTGAGGATACAACGCAAGCCCGGGACAGGCAGCCCCATGGAGTGAATTCTAACAAGTGTCAGGACATGCATGCTGATCGGACTTTGGGAACTGAATGACATTCCGGTTGACTTTTGTCCTTTCTTTAAACTCTCTTTCTGGAACCTGCCGAGAGACAGCGGAGAAAAAGGCTCAGTTTCATTCACCGCGTTGCTGGGTGCAGGCAGGTGGACAGAAATATATGGGCGCTGGTGGCCGCAACAGCCAGGCACTCGCCTGCCGCTTACACTCCTCGGAGCCTGAACGTTTTTGTTCATGGACTTTATTCCCTAAGCAAACATGAAAAGAGAAAGTGTGATGTCTTTCGATAAGCTACGTGGTTGGAGACCATGTCGGAGGGGACGCTGGAGGACGCTTAAGTCCCAGATACTTGCCGCCAGTTTGACATGCATGGTCCTTTTTGTGTACGCATGCACGCAGGATTTACTGCAGAGTCCCGTGCATTTTTCATTGCTCTGGGGAAGTCCTTCCCAGCAAAGACAGGTGACCATTCTAATCTGGTACGAACCGTTCGGCAAACGGAGACGGCTCGGAGACTGCCACATCCTCTACAACATCACCGGCTGTCACATAACCGCCAATAGAAGCCTCTTCCAAAAGGCTGACGCTCTCTTGTTCCACCACCGAGACATAGGAGACTTTGCAGACTATCCATATGAAAGACGTCCGACCACCCAAAAGTGGATCTGGATGAACTTTGAGTCGCCCTCGCATTCCTCGTGGTTGTCTACTTTAGGGGGAGTATTCAACTGGACCATGTCCTACAGGGTAGATTCGGATATATTTGTGCCATACGGTTATTTATTTTCTAGGAAACGCTCAAAAATAATACTCCCCCGAAAGAAAAAAATGGTGGCCTGGGTGATAAGCAACTGGAATGAGGACCATGAAAGAGTCCAGTATTACAACCAGCTGAGGGAGTACATAGATATCGACATCTACGGTAGGTACGGGATGGATTTAAAACAGGATAACATTGTGAAAACCGTGTCGGAGTACAAGTTTTACCTCGCATTTGAGAACTCGCTGCACACAGATTACATCACGGAAAAACTGTGGCGGAACGCCTTCAAGTCCGCCGCCGTCCCCATCGTGATGGGCCCCAGCCGGTACAACTACGAAATGTTCATCCCCCGGAACTCTTTCATCCATGTGGACGACTTCTCCAGCCCCAGGAAGCTGGCCATGTACCTGAAGTTTTTGGATAAAAACATGCACATGTACCGGAggtatttcacgtggaaaaaGCGGTACGACGTTCATGTGACCTCCTTCTGGGACGAGCATTACTGCACGGCGTGCGAAAGTGTGAAGGTGGCGGGGAACCTGTATCGGACGGTCACAGACCTCGCGACGTGGTTTGAAAGCTGACAGAACCTTTTTTGTTCTGAATAATAATGAAATTTGAGCTTTGGCCCGCATAGGCTCTATTGTATCACAGAATCACTGACTCCTATCTTATTTAGAATCTGGTTCTACCGCATGGGAAAACATGATCTCCAGCCTTCAGATTTCAAAACAAGCGGCGTACGAACAAGACAGAAATTCTTTCATGAAACCGGATCCTTTTCCTGATGTCTTCAGCCCGGGGGGAAAACCTACAGATTTGAACTCAGTATGCTTTGTAACAATCCATATCATTTCATATTTTTCTTGGGGAGAGAACTGTATTTTTTAATGAGGACTAATGATGAATATCCTATTTCTGGGGGTGAAAATGAAATTTATCTTGGGAATTATTTATATACTTGTGAGATCTAATGGTTGTGTTAATTTAAAGTTTCTAAAAGTAAGTTATTTTGAAGTTAAAACTGTCCTCTCTGTTGGATTATAATCTGTCTACAggattaatgctgggaatacacgatgcaattttcctgtcagatcgGCGGGAATCGGGTGattatttccgacacgtccgatctgttTCCGATTGATAAAGGAATTGATGTTGCTAAGTTATCATCGGAAAATCGATGCctttatcgatcaggagcagtttggacgtgtacacaccatacaactttaAGTCCGATCACCCGtcgatcggacaggaaattgcatcatgtgttcctAGCATTAGTTTGTGTAGACGCAAAG from Hyperolius riggenbachi isolate aHypRig1 chromosome 2, aHypRig1.pri, whole genome shotgun sequence encodes the following:
- the FUT4 gene encoding alpha-(1,3)-fucosyltransferase 4; the encoded protein is MKRESVMSFDKLRGWRPCRRGRWRTLKSQILAASLTCMVLFVYACTQDLLQSPVHFSLLWGSPSQQRQVTILIWYEPFGKRRRLGDCHILYNITGCHITANRSLFQKADALLFHHRDIGDFADYPYERRPTTQKWIWMNFESPSHSSWLSTLGGVFNWTMSYRVDSDIFVPYGYLFSRKRSKIILPRKKKMVAWVISNWNEDHERVQYYNQLREYIDIDIYGRYGMDLKQDNIVKTVSEYKFYLAFENSLHTDYITEKLWRNAFKSAAVPIVMGPSRYNYEMFIPRNSFIHVDDFSSPRKLAMYLKFLDKNMHMYRRYFTWKKRYDVHVTSFWDEHYCTACESVKVAGNLYRTVTDLATWFES